The Watersipora subatra chromosome 1, tzWatSuba1.1, whole genome shotgun sequence genome has a window encoding:
- the LOC137385932 gene encoding ATP-dependent Clp protease proteolytic subunit 1-like, which produces MAGRLGASVRWLLASCRTTHGSNIPIRLAGKSLVNHTLSKGLHQTNRQLYFPPSMCQTTFSRNAIMFITGHISDEDATLIASKVFLLGQQRRPFITIYINSPSCGPWACLTIRNAIRQVQPTSVVQTHCYGECGSLVSLIAATGTTGHRRLGTNTKVTIGPWILPMGGDDTMSLLANEVDEEKGLLELLRLEYIAACNPQANIRGLGILPWTSMTMTAREAIAMGLADAYL; this is translated from the exons GCGAGTTGCCGAACTACTCATGGGTCAAACATACCAATCCGACTAGCTGGTAAATCATTAGTCAATCATACACTGTCGAAAGGACTTCATCAGACCAACCGACAGCTTTATTTTCCACCTTCAATGTGTCAAACCACATTTTCTAGAAATGCCATTATGTTTATAACAGGACAT atCAGTGACGAAGATGCCACACTTATTGCTTCCAAGGTGTTTCTTCTTGGACAACAGCGCCGCCCATTCATAACTATATACATTAACAGCCCGAGCTGTGGCCCTTGGGCATGCCTTACTATCAGAAATGCTATAAGACAGGTACAACCAACAAGCGTAGTCCAAACTCATTGTTATGGTGAATGTGGAAGCCTCGTATCATTGATAGCTGCAACTGGAACTACTGGACATCGGCGCCTTGGAACAAATACAAAAGTTACTATTGGACCTTGGATATTACCAATG GGGGGAGACGATACAATGTCTCTACTTGCAAATGAGGTCGATGAAGAGAAAGGATTGCTGGAGTTGTTAAGACTAGAGTACATTGCTGCGTGCAACCCTCAGGCAAACATTCGTGGTTTAG GAATACTACCATGGACATCAATGACTATGACAGCACGAGAAGCTATTGCTATGGGATTGGCGGATGCCTACTTATAA